In the Cellulomonas sp. C5510 genome, GTCTCGGAGATGGCCGGGCGCGCGTCGGTCGAGCTCAAGGGCCGTGAGCTCGGGTTCGACCTGGCCGGGCAGGACGAGGTGCTGACGCGCGTCACCCAGCGCGTCAAGGACGCCGAGGCGCAGGGCTACACGTACGACGCCGCCGACGCGTCGTTCGAGCTGCTGCTCGCCGAGGAGGTCGAGGGCGGACGGCCCGCGTACTTCCGGGTCGAGTCGTGGCGCACCATCGTCGAGCGCGCCGGCTCCCGCGGCACCCCCGCCACCGCGGAGGCGACCGTGAAGCTGCACGCCGGGGGGGAGCGCATCGTCGCCACGGGCGAGGGCAACGGCCCCGTCAACGCCCTCGACCACGCCCTGCGCCTCGCGCTCCAGCGGGTGTACCCCGAGCTCGCGGAGTTCGAGCTCATCGACTTCAAGGTGCGCATCCTCGACGCGATGCACGGGACCGACGCGGTGACCCGGGTGCTCATCGAGACCACGGACGGGCAGACCGCGTGGAGCACGGTGGGCGTGGGGCCGAACCTCATCGAGGCGTCGTGGGAGGCGCTGACGGACTCGGCGATCTGGGGACTGCGGAACCGGGGCGTCGCGCCGCGCTGAGCGGCCGTGGGAGGCACCGTGAAGGTCGTCGTCGCGCTCGACTCGTTCAAGGGCTGCCTCAGCAGCGCCGAGGCGGGCGACGCCGCACGCGTCGGCGTGCTCGCGGCGGTGCCGGGCGCCGACGTGCGCGTGGTCCCGGTCGCCGACGGCGGCGAGGGCACGGTCGACGCGCTGCTGGCCGCCGTCGCCGGGCAGCGGGTGGAGGCGTCGACGGTCGACGCGCTCGGCCGGCCGGTGACCGCGGCGTACGCGCTGCTGCCGGACGGGACCGCGGTGGTCGAGGCCGCGTCGTGCGTGGGGCCGGCCCAGGTCGGCCCGGTGGACGCGACGTTGCCGCCGAGGGCCGGCTCGGCCGGGGTCGGCCTGCTGGTGCGTCACGCCGTCGACGCGGGCGCCCGGCGGGTGGCGGTCGCCCTGGGCGGGACCGCGTGCACCGACGGCGGCGCGGGTCTGCTGATCGCCCTCGGGGCCCGCGTGAGCGACGCCGACGGCCGCCCGGTGCCGGCGGCGGGGGTGAACCCGCTGTGGTCGCCCTGCGCGCTGGACCCGTCGTCGCTGCCCGACCTCGGGGACGTCGGGCTGCTCGTGCTGACGGACGTCGACAGCCCGCTGCACGGGCCGGCCGGCGCCGCCCACGTGTTCGCGCCGCAGAAGGGTGCCACCGCCGTCCAGGTGCGGCACCTGGACGACCGGCTCGCCGCGTGGGGTGCCGCGCTCGCTGCCGCGGGCCGGCCGGTGGCGGACCTGCCGGGCGCGGGGGCCGCGGGCGGTCTGGGCGCGGCGCTGCTCGCGCTCGGGGCGCGGCGCGAGCCGGGGTTCGCGTTCGTCGCCCGGGCCGCCGGACTCGCGGACGCGCTCGTCGGCGCCGACCTCGTCCTGACCGGGGAGGGGCGCGTCGACGGGCAGACCGCCCACGGCAAGGCCCCGGCCGGCGTCGCGGCGCTGGCCCGGGACGCCGGGGCGGTCGTCGTGGCGCTCGCCGGGTCGGTCGCGCGGGGCGGCGACCCGGGCGCCACCGCGCCGTTCGACGCGGTGCTCGCCGTGCAGTCGGGGCCGCGCCCGCTCGCGGAGGCGCTGGACCCCGGGATCGCGTCGGACGAGCTCGCCGCCACGGCCGGCGAGGTGGCCCGCCTGGTGCGCGCCGCGGGCCGGCACCACTCCCGCGGGTAGCCGGGAGGCCCTCCACCGGGCCTGCCCTCGCCGGGCCGTCGCTCGGGACCGCGCCGTCCTGCGGTCCGGATCCGTGCGGACGGGCGCGCCGGGTGCGCCCGCGTGATCGGGTCCTTACGTGGGCCTGGGCCGGGGCCCGGGGTGGGGTGCGGACGCGGCGGGCCTAGGATCGGCATCGTGCGTGGTGAGTACAAGGTCCCCGGTGGCAAGCTCGTGGCGGCGGACGTGGAGGTCGCGGACGGCGCCCTCGCCGACGTCCGGATCAGCGGGGACTTCTTCCTCGAACCCGACGCCGCGCTCGCGGTCATCGACGCGTCGCTGCGCGGCCGCCCCGCCGACGCGCGGGTGCCGGACCTCACGGTGGCCGTCGAGGACGGGCTGCGGCGCGCCGAGGCCGACGGCACGCTCGACGCCCCGGTGCACATGGTCGGCTTCACGGCCGAGGCCGTGGCGATCGCCGTGCGGCGCGCACTGGGCCACGCGACGTCCTGGCAGGACCACACGTTCGAGCTCATCCGGCCCGGTGCGCTGCCGCCCGCCGTGCTGGGCGCGCTGGACCAGGTGCTGACCGAGGAGCTCGCCGCCGGCCGTCGCGGCCCGACGCTGCGGTTCTGGGAGTGGGACGAGCGCGCCGTGTTCATCGGGTCGTTCCAGTCGCTGCGCAACGAGGTGGACCCGGAGGGTGCGGCGAAGCACGACGTGACCGTGGTCCGGCGGATCTCCGGCGGCGGGGCCATGTTCATGGAGGCCGGCAACTGCATCACGTTCTCGCTCGTGGTGCCGGCGTCGCTCGTCGACGGCCTGTCGTTCGAGCAGTCGTACCGGTTCCTCGACGACTGGGTGATCGGCGCGCTGGCCGACGTGGGCGTCACCGCGACGTTCTCCGGGCTGAACGACATCGCGTCGCCGGCCGGGAAGATCGCCGGGTCCGCGCAGAAGCGCCTGGCCGGCGGGGCGGTGCTGCACCACATGACGATGGCCTACGACATCGACGCGGACAGGATGCTCGAGGTGCTGCGCATCGGCCGGGAGAAGCTGTCCGACAAGGGCACGACGAGCGCGAACAAGCGGGTGGACCCGGTGCGGTCCCAGACCGGCCTGCCGCGCGAGCAGGTCATCGACGCGTTCGTCACGCACTTCCGGTCGCGGTACCGGACGGTCGACGGCGACCTCCGGCCGGAGGAGCTGGAGCGGGCGCAGCAGCTGGTCGAGGAGAAGTTCGGCAACCCGGAGTGGACGGCGCGCGTGCCGTGAGCCGGCAGCACGGCGACCGCACGACCGCGGCAGGACCAGGGTCGGGTCGGGGAGGTCCCCGATGCGCAGGAGCGGTGGCGTCCGTCAGGCTGGTGCCGTGAAGCTCTTGCTCAACCTCATCTGGCTCGTGTTCGGCGGCCTGTGGCTCGCGCTCGGCTACGTGGTCGCCGGGATCATCTGCTGCGTGCTCGTCGTGACCATCCCGTTCGGCATCGCGTCGTTCCGGATGGCGTCGTACGCGCTGTGGCCGTTCGGTCGGACCATCGTCGACCGGCCGACCGCCGGCGCGATGTCGACGATCGGCAACGTCATCTGGATCCTCGTGGCCGGTTGGTGGCTGGTGCTCGGGCACCTGACGACGGCGCTCGCGCAGGCGATCACGATCATCGGGATCCCGCTGGCGATCGCGAACCTCAAGATGATCCCGGTCTCGCTCGTGCCGCTCGGCAAGCAGATCGTGCCGACGGACCGGGCACTGGCGGCGTACGGGCGCTGAGCCCCGCGGCGGCCTCCGACCCCGGTCCGCCGCGGCGCCGCGTCGGCCGCGGCGTCGCGTCGGCCCCGGCGTCGCGTCGGCCCCGGCGTCGCGTCAGACCGCCGCGTGCCGCAGGACGAGGACCAGCGCGGCCACACCGAGCACCGCCGCGGCCAGCGCCGTCGCACCGAGGGCAGCACCGCCGGGCGTGCGCGCGCCGGCGGGGACCGGGGCGCCCGGCCCGCGGTCGGGGTGCGCGTCGTCGACGACCGCGGCCCAGAGCACGGCCCGGCGGGCGCCCGCCCGGTCGAGCGCGAGCGCGCCGAGCAGCCCGAGCGCCGTGGCCCCCCAGACCGACGCTCCGAGCCACGGCTCGAGCACGCGGCCGGCGACCAGCGAACCCACCGCGACGGACAGCGAGGTGCGGCGCCACGCGAGCGCCGTGCGCTCCGGCTGCGCCCCGGGCGGGGCGGTGTGCGCCCGGCTCGCGGTGCTCACCGCAGCAGCAGCCCGACGAGCACGAGCACGCCGGCCAGCGCCACACCGGCGGCGAGCGGGCCGCTGAACGCCGGTGCCGGCAGCGGGTCCCGCTCGCGCAGGGCCCGCTCGGCGCGCGCCCAGCCGAGCCACGCCTGCGCCGGCGCGGCGATCCCCAGCAGGAGCAGCAGCACGGCGGCCGCGAGGCGCAGGTGCGGTTCCACGGGCAGGTCCAGGGCCTCCAGGGCCACGCCACCGGCGAGCAGCGCGAGCGCCGTGCGGACCCAGGCGAGGAACGTCCGCTCGTTCGCGAGCGAGAACCGGCCGTCGGGCTCGGTGCCGCGGGCGTACACCCGCCGGGGGAGCCGGCGGTCGGCGGGCGCGGTCACGCCGCCGGGGCCGTTCCCGGGACGCCCGCGCGGACCGGCCGCGGGCCGAACACGGCTGTGCCGATGCGCACGATGGTCGCCCCCTCGGCCACGGCCGCCTCGAGGTCGCGGCTCATGCCCATGGACAGCTCGACGGCGTCGCCGGTGCCCGCCTCCCCGCTGCCGGAGACCTTGTCCCGCAGGTCGCGTAGCGCGGCGTACCCGGCGCGCACGGCCCGTTCGTCGGGTGTGTTCGCGCCGACCGTCATGAACCCGCGCAGCTGCAGCCGGTGGTGTCCGGCGACCGCCCGGACCACGTCGAGCGCGTCCTGCGGCGCGGCACCGTGCTTGGTGGGCTCGCCGGAGACGTTGACCTGCACCAGCACGTCGAGCGTCCGGTCGTCGTCGGCGCACCGGCGCGCGAGCCGGTCGGCCAGGGCCGTGGAGTCGACGCTCTGCACGCAGGTGGCCCAGCGCAGCGCGGCGTTGACCTTGTTGGACTGCAGCGGGCCGATGAGGTGCAGCTCGGGCGCGAGGTCGGCGAGGTCCGGCCCCTTGGCGACGAGCTCCTGCACCCGGTTCTCGCCGAGCAGCACCCGACGGGCGGTGCCGGCCGTGGTGGCGGCCCCGGCGATGTCGGCGAGCACCGCCGCGCGCACCGTCGCGGCGTCCTGGGTCTTGGTGGCCAGCAGCAGCCGCACCGAGCCGGCGGGGCGGCCCGCGGCGGACTCGGCGGCCGCGACCCGGGAGCGGACGCGCGCCAGCCGCTCCGCGAGCTCGGTCGCGCCGGTCGTCATGTGTCCGACCCTAATCGCTCCGGCGGCGGGCGCCCGGCGCCGTCAGCCGCGGGCGATGTCCGCGACGGTCGCCGCCGTCAGACGGATCAGGTCGTCCGGGGCGAGCTCGACGTCGAGGCCGCGGCGTCCGCCGGACACGAACACGGTGTCGAACAGCTGCGCCGTCTCGTCGACGACGGTCGGGTGCGCCGTCCTCTGACCGAGCGGGGAGATCCCTCCGACCACGTACCCGGTCGCGCGCTCCGCGGCCGCGGGGTCGGCCATCACGGCCTTCTTCCCGCCGACGGCGCTCGCGAGCGCCTTGAGGTCGAGCTTCCCGGCGACGGGCACGACGGCCACCGTCAGCGTCCCGTCGACCGAGGCCATGAGGGTCTTGTAGACCTGCTCCGGGTCGATGCCCAGCACCTCGGCGGCCTCGAGCCCGTAGCCGACCGTGCTGCGCGGGTCGTGCTCGTAGGCGTGCGCGGTGTGCGGGACCCCGGCGGCGGTCAGCGCGACGAGCGCGGGCGTGCCGGACGGCGGCTGCTTGCGGCTCACGGGGCCAGCCTAGGGCGCGCCCCGTCCGCCCCGGTGCTGCTAGCGTGCGGGGCAGCACGGGAGTCCGGTGAGCCGGGCTGAGAGGGAGTACTCGAACTCCGACCGTTGAACCTGATCTGGGTCATGCCAGCGCAGGGAGCGACATCGCAGGATGCCGGGCACCCGTCCGCGTCCCCCGTGCTGATCCGACCAGCACAGGAGGACGCATGACCCCGACACCGACGCCCGTCCGGCCCGCGGAGGCCGCCGACCTGGTCGCCGACCCGCTCCGGTTCGGGGTGGGCGCCCGCGTCACCGTCGCCGTGATGTGCGACCGGTACGTCGAGGTGGTCCTCGGCGTGCTCGGGTCGGTCCGCACCGACGGGCTGGTGGTGCAGACCGGCGACGTCAGCACCTACGTCGGAGGCCACGAGGCGGACCTGCTCCGGTACCTCACCGACCTCGTGGACGCCGTGGCCGCCACGGGCGAGCACGCCGCCGTCACGCTGCACCTGTCGCGGGGCTGCCCGGGCGAGGTGCGGTGCGCGCTGCCCGGAGGGGCGGGCCCGCGCGAGGTCGTGCTGCCGCCCGGCCGGCGCACCGGCCGCTCCGGCGCGGCCGAGTGGGCGCTGTACCCGCTGGCCGACGACGTCCGCGCGGGGGTGGTGCCCGACCACATGCGGGACATCGAGGCGGCGATCGACCTGGCCCGGGCGAGCGGCACGTTCCGGGGCTCCGAGCACTTCGTCACCCGGCTGGAGGGCGACGTGGGAGCGCTCGTGGAGACGGTGGTCGGCGCCTGGGCGCGTGCGGGGCGCGGCGTGCAGCACGTGACGAGCCACGTCACCTTCTCGCTCAACAGCCCGACCCGCCGTGGCTGAGGGCGTCGTGGGCGCGCGCCGGCGGGAGCCGCTCGCGCTCAAGGACATCGTGCTGATGGTCGTGCTGGGGGTGGTGTTCGGGTTCCTGTACTGGGCGCTCGTCCAGGCGTGGAACGGTCTCGCGGTGCTCATGGGGCCCGCGGGCGACCTCGCGCAGCACGTGCTGCTGGGCGGGTGGCTGCTGGTGGCCCCGGTCGCCGTCGCGATCATCCGGCGGCCCGGCGTGGGGATCCTCGCCGAGGTGATCGCCTCGGTGGTCGAGGTGGTGTTCCTCGGGTCTCCGGTGGGGCCGCTGCTGGTCGTCGCCGCGCTGCTGCAGGGCCTCGGCAGCGAGATCCCGTTCGCGCTCGGCCGGTACCGGCGGTTCGGCTGGGGCCGGTTCGCCGCCTCCGGGCTGCTCGGCGCGACGCTGGTGTTCGGCTGGTCGGCGTTCCGGTTCGGCTGGTACGGGCAGGACGTGCTGGTGCTGCGGCTGGTGCTCCAGGCCGTGTCGGGCGTCGTCCTGGGCGGCCTGCTGGCGAAGGTCGTCGTCGACGCCCTGCACCGGACCGGCGTGCTCGACGGGTTCGCGATCGGACGCGCGGTTGCGGCCGGGCGCCCGGTGCCCCGGCGCCGTGCCGGCTGACGCGCCGGCCCCGGTGGCGCCCGCTGTCCCGCCGGCGCCCGGGGTCGTGCTGGACGTGTCCGGGCTGGAGGCCGTGCTCGACGGCGGCGCCGGCGTCGGCCCGGTCGACCTGCGGCTCGCACCGGGGGAGCAGGTCCTCGTGCTCGGGCCCTCGGGGGCGGGGAAGTCGACGCTGCTGCGCTGCCTGCACGGCGCGGTGCCGCACGCGGTGCCCGCCCACGTCGAGGGAGGGGTCCTCGTCGCCGGCCGCGCGGTCGCGGAGCACGGCGTCGCGGCGCTCGCGGACGTGGTCGGCGTGCTCGCGCAGGACCCCGAGACCGGGGTGTGCCTGGCCGACGTCACGGACGAGGTCGCGTTCCCGCTGGAGAACCTCGGGACGCCGCCGGACGTGATCGGACCGGCGGTCGCGGCGGCGCTCGGCGCGGCCGGGGCGGGGGCTCTCGCGGGCCGCCGCACGGACGCGCTGTCCGGCGGCGAGCTCCAGCGGGTCGCCCTCGCGGCCGCCGTCGTGGCGGGACCGCGGCTGCTGCT is a window encoding:
- a CDS encoding glycerate kinase, coding for MKVVVALDSFKGCLSSAEAGDAARVGVLAAVPGADVRVVPVADGGEGTVDALLAAVAGQRVEASTVDALGRPVTAAYALLPDGTAVVEAASCVGPAQVGPVDATLPPRAGSAGVGLLVRHAVDAGARRVAVALGGTACTDGGAGLLIALGARVSDADGRPVPAAGVNPLWSPCALDPSSLPDLGDVGLLVLTDVDSPLHGPAGAAHVFAPQKGATAVQVRHLDDRLAAWGAALAAAGRPVADLPGAGAAGGLGAALLALGARREPGFAFVARAAGLADALVGADLVLTGEGRVDGQTAHGKAPAGVAALARDAGAVVVALAGSVARGGDPGATAPFDAVLAVQSGPRPLAEALDPGIASDELAATAGEVARLVRAAGRHHSRG
- a CDS encoding biotin/lipoate A/B protein ligase family protein, with the protein product MRGEYKVPGGKLVAADVEVADGALADVRISGDFFLEPDAALAVIDASLRGRPADARVPDLTVAVEDGLRRAEADGTLDAPVHMVGFTAEAVAIAVRRALGHATSWQDHTFELIRPGALPPAVLGALDQVLTEELAAGRRGPTLRFWEWDERAVFIGSFQSLRNEVDPEGAAKHDVTVVRRISGGGAMFMEAGNCITFSLVVPASLVDGLSFEQSYRFLDDWVIGALADVGVTATFSGLNDIASPAGKIAGSAQKRLAGGAVLHHMTMAYDIDADRMLEVLRIGREKLSDKGTTSANKRVDPVRSQTGLPREQVIDAFVTHFRSRYRTVDGDLRPEELERAQQLVEEKFGNPEWTARVP
- a CDS encoding YccF domain-containing protein, with amino-acid sequence MKLLLNLIWLVFGGLWLALGYVVAGIICCVLVVTIPFGIASFRMASYALWPFGRTIVDRPTAGAMSTIGNVIWILVAGWWLVLGHLTTALAQAITIIGIPLAIANLKMIPVSLVPLGKQIVPTDRALAAYGR
- a CDS encoding DUF202 domain-containing protein, which codes for MSTASRAHTAPPGAQPERTALAWRRTSLSVAVGSLVAGRVLEPWLGASVWGATALGLLGALALDRAGARRAVLWAAVVDDAHPDRGPGAPVPAGARTPGGAALGATALAAAVLGVAALVLVLRHAAV
- a CDS encoding YidH family protein gives rise to the protein MTAPADRRLPRRVYARGTEPDGRFSLANERTFLAWVRTALALLAGGVALEALDLPVEPHLRLAAAVLLLLLGIAAPAQAWLGWARAERALRERDPLPAPAFSGPLAAGVALAGVLVLVGLLLR
- a CDS encoding YggS family pyridoxal phosphate-dependent enzyme, which produces MTTGATELAERLARVRSRVAAAESAAGRPAGSVRLLLATKTQDAATVRAAVLADIAGAATTAGTARRVLLGENRVQELVAKGPDLADLAPELHLIGPLQSNKVNAALRWATCVQSVDSTALADRLARRCADDDRTLDVLVQVNVSGEPTKHGAAPQDALDVVRAVAGHHRLQLRGFMTVGANTPDERAVRAGYAALRDLRDKVSGSGEAGTGDAVELSMGMSRDLEAAVAEGATIVRIGTAVFGPRPVRAGVPGTAPAA
- the ybaK gene encoding Cys-tRNA(Pro) deacylase; amino-acid sequence: MSRKQPPSGTPALVALTAAGVPHTAHAYEHDPRSTVGYGLEAAEVLGIDPEQVYKTLMASVDGTLTVAVVPVAGKLDLKALASAVGGKKAVMADPAAAERATGYVVGGISPLGQRTAHPTVVDETAQLFDTVFVSGGRRGLDVELAPDDLIRLTAATVADIARG
- a CDS encoding Ykof family thiamine-binding protein, with amino-acid sequence MTPTPTPVRPAEAADLVADPLRFGVGARVTVAVMCDRYVEVVLGVLGSVRTDGLVVQTGDVSTYVGGHEADLLRYLTDLVDAVAATGEHAAVTLHLSRGCPGEVRCALPGGAGPREVVLPPGRRTGRSGAAEWALYPLADDVRAGVVPDHMRDIEAAIDLARASGTFRGSEHFVTRLEGDVGALVETVVGAWARAGRGVQHVTSHVTFSLNSPTRRG
- a CDS encoding ECF transporter S component, with translation MAEGVVGARRREPLALKDIVLMVVLGVVFGFLYWALVQAWNGLAVLMGPAGDLAQHVLLGGWLLVAPVAVAIIRRPGVGILAEVIASVVEVVFLGSPVGPLLVVAALLQGLGSEIPFALGRYRRFGWGRFAASGLLGATLVFGWSAFRFGWYGQDVLVLRLVLQAVSGVVLGGLLAKVVVDALHRTGVLDGFAIGRAVAAGRPVPRRRAG